From Onychostoma macrolepis isolate SWU-2019 chromosome 05, ASM1243209v1, whole genome shotgun sequence:
aatttctccagtcttcagagactcttttttttttttttttttaatcaatgttgtaaacagctgtgctgctaaatatttttgtatatttttgttttcggGCTTCttttgaaagttcaaaagaattatttgaaacagaaatattttttaacattataaatatctttgatCATTATAAACTGACacatcaattgaatgcatcttttctttgctgaataaaaaaaaaaaaaaagttagattttttttgtactgCTTAATTACACTTACCACCgaaaaaaatatcattaattgtattaaaatatgtacagTATTCCATGACTATAACTCACTCAGTATAACACAGTCATATAGTGGCATAGTGCCTGATGTTGTCATTGAATGTTGACTTTAAACTGACTGCATCAGACTTAGTTAAATGACAACTTTATACTAATAAGATGATAATAGATATAACGTTACAAAGTGTCTCACTTACCATTGTACATTATGATGAGAAAACATTGCAGTTTATAGAAGCATGCAGGAAAGAAGTACCATGTCGCCATCTAACGTTACACTACAAACATACACTTTCACAGGCCATACgtagaaataaattactttgTTTCTCCATCTGTCTGCATGTCGTAATGTGTGCTCATGCTTTACTGCCAGACTATTCACACTGActaactaataaaaatgctgATTTAGCAATGAAACAAAGGATAATAGTTTTCTTGATGCATCTGATCTCATAGTGTTTGTGAGATTCACAATGTCACGTGACACAGACGGTTTGACTTTTAATACTTCACCTCAAGGTAAAATAAATCCAGAGGTTTTATCTGAGAATCTAAGAAGTCCTCATAAGTGCGAAACTCTTCCACGGTTTCTCCTGCAAAGACGCCGCTGTCGTCTTCCATCTTGTTTACCTTGAGTTATTCCCATGGTAACAGACAGAGCTGTAGTAGGATAGCAGCAGTTATCGTGTTTTCCGGTTGTAAACCAATCATGAACCAATATAAATTCGTAAGCTCCGCCCATCCAAACAAACGCGACAACATAATTCTCAGTGCAAGTTTGTTGGTCTGCAATGCTGTTTCTTAGAGCtgcaaaacagttatttcaactATACTAATATTACAAAGCAATACCAGGATACTAATTGTGCTATGATGAGAGTAGCAGGAAGGTTGATTGGTATGCATCCAAAAgctgtttaaaaataatttgtgtgaaagcatTACAACAAGTGGCAGGTGAATGTATGCTCATGTGACTTCCTTATTGTATCGTGTGGTCTGGCACAGTCTTCTGCTACTCACATAGACCTACTCTATGTAATTAATGATTTCTTGCAGTTTAAGCTTCCATGgctttataatataaaatacaatataatttagtttgaattatattatattattttgagaAACTGCATCATATTTTGGTACAAATTCTAAATGAAAGCTTTAAGATTTTTCATGCAAATTTAAAATCATCTTGCGTCATTGTTATGTCAGAATAACAGACAATGCGACAGATTCATTTTTAACAgcattcattaattattaatattttaagagTTCCTTTATGTaatctatttcatttttatttactgtaaaaaatacttttacagcatAAAATGcctaataatcaaataaatgcatttattttaaaggatGTGTAAGACAAAATTAGCAATAAGCTGATTAACTTTTTGTCGATTTTGACTGCTATGAAAAATGAGGGCTGTTTTAGGTTTTGTGGAAATTtactgcattaaacattactAGATTTAGTGGGAATTCATTTATCTATTGGACTGAACAGTTCTGCTGAACCACAGTTTGGTGGTGTTATTTGTTgtctcatttaaaaatattgaaaacatgGCAAACAGGTCTGCCAAGTCAGACCAAAATGTACCTGTGGTCTAATTATTCATCCATAACCACTAGGTGGCAGAGCTCTTCAAACTTTTATTAAACAGTTCTCAATGTTATCGAAGTTCTGTGCATTTTGCCATCATTCTTGTTCCTATCTAAACTTGGTAAATTAGATTTTTGCTATAAGGACTTTGAATGGCAAAGATTGTATTCCCAGACAAAAGTCCTAGTCTTGGCTATGGATGTATGCCTTGGCATATATCCAAGAAGTATTAAGAAACCTTTAGAGCCATAGCACTGTTCAGCATTATGGCTTATGCAGACACCATTTGATGTGGATGTCTTGACCCCTGTATTTCAACCTGTTTGATGAGACACTGTTGTAAACCATTTTCTGGTGGAATGTCTGACCTCCACCAAACCCTGACTTTACCCCTTGGATCAGCCCAACAGGGTAATGGCACAAGCCAGCTGTTGTGTCAATTGCAATGGGCAAGTCTTCAGACATCCACTACCACCACCATTTTGGCCACATCGTTGATTCCAGGAGAATCTAATGCAGAATTAACAAAgtgtgtaataatatttgtgatTAAACCTTTATGATCTTTTAAGGATTTCTGTTGTATCCTAATATATTCCCATTCCAAATACAAAAGCACAGCATTCCTATATTGTGGTAGTTTGTAAAACAGACAATAGCCTCAGAATAATTTTAGGAATTACACGCAGGATGTTTTTAAACTCATTATAGTGAAATGTTTATTAGAAATGAATTGTTGTGAAAAGTTTGGAAATGGATTATGGTTGCAATCACCTGTAAACACTAAAGATGAGTTCCACACCGTTTCAGTGCACCCTGCTTGACAGTTATAGGGATATTTTGTGAAGGGTCATACCACGACTGTCTGCCATTTGATACACCAATGAGCAGAGCTCATAAAAAACACAGAGCAGTCCCATAAGACATGTTTATCTTTGTGAGACATCGCTCTTCTGTGGAATGCACTGGGGTCATGACAGGATTTTAATTTCCATGACAGTCAGCATCTAGCCTGATAGTTTTGATAGACAGATATCTAGTTGTTCAAAGAGAAGAAATATGGActtttttatgcaaataagCAATGCATGTGCATAATTCAGCCCAGAAGCATTCAAAATATGCCTTCCTTTTCCTGTACTGTTGTtcacctttttaaaaaatatatttgcatattacCATCACAAACATTATAATTTTGGGAGCTGGATAACTGTGTGCAAAAAAGCTTGTAGAGACATAAATATATGGTATAAATACAGTGaggtataatataaaaatgtagttatattttgtaaaatcaCTGAGGATTATAATGCAGATCAGTTCAAATATATATGATTTTCAGAAGATCCTCATGAAATGCACATCAGACTTCAGAAGTTCCGTCCTGAAAATGTCTTATGATAGGCTGATTCAGCCCTTTGACATTTAATGTACATGATGACCGGAATGCTCAAGTCATGTAAGTTAAGCAAGTATTGATTATCCTGATGAGAAAACTGGTATTTCAGCAAACCAACTTTTTCCCAGCTTGTATTTTTGCAAGATTAATCCATGTTTAAGACAGCACTGGTTTATCCGAATCGAAACTTGGGCCAGTATTTGACTACTGGTCGATTCTTCTTTCCGGTGTTGGCTGCGACTTTCGTTATTGAGGGTGTTGGTGGATGTGGTTGTTTTTCCtgctctttgtctgttattgTGAATCCTTGTTCAGTCTTTTGATGCGAGTTCATTCTCGGCAGAAAATGTGTAGACACATGTTGTGACTTCACTCTCGGACTAGACCCCATTTTTGCTTTACCTCTCTTGTTAAGTGCCACGAACCACTCTCTACCAGTGCGATGGTTCTTGTGGATCACTGAGGCGTACGTGTTGTAGCTGTTCTCCTGAAACCGCTCCCTGAACTTACAGTCATCTGTAAAGCTCTCCTGGGGAAAAGGACAGGAAAAGGGGGAATGAAAAGATACAAAGATAGAAAACCAACAAGTTGTTCAGTCTGATACTTATACGCCTGTGCATGTTAATGGTCATGTTAATATGTCTTGAATCTTGGCTTTCAACACAGCCTGTGAATGATACTAGATCCCTCTGATGATCTTTGTTTGTACTTCAGCCGGAGTCCAGCTGCAATGGTGTTTATTTAGTGTATGGTTTCCTGTACTATTTGTACATCTTACTTTCAAATGAGATAATAACTTTTACTATTTCTAGTATAAATGTAATCGtcataagctttttttttttctttctgcgaGGTATTCAGCAAGTTTGTTAATGTGAgcctaccaaaaaaaaaaaaaaaaaaaaatagatcatTGTTGCATACTTCACCATGGAATTAAATAATTCTTCTTTATTCAGAGTAGCAGTTTGTATTATAGTAGATACCACACAACACTAGAGGACATGATCAGTTTACCCGACATGTAGTTCTTTTCCAGCTCGATTTTCATCATAAATTATTAGATAATTTTATAGACTGATAGACTATTGATAGAACAATACAGGAAAAAtactgtattaaatatattgtatagatccaactaaaacaaataataaccATTACAGTTGTGCTTATAAGTTTACATatcccttgcagaatctgtagcatttaaaaaataatgggTAAAATCAAATCATATTTTAGTACTGTCCCCTGTCCTGAAGATGCTGCACaggagatttttttattttttaattttacaaattcCACAagaatgttatattttaatataatcttttacaaatgtatttctcaaaactttaattacttaaaatattCTCTTTAAACAATAATGACAATTTGCATCTTGTTGTAGTTGTTTATGTGTCCCTCAATATATTTGCCTGAGTGGCAAAGCTGGATGACATTGTGGGAAAAACCATGTGTGCAGAAAATGCTGGGAAATTAAAGTTGTAGGACCATGTACTAATGCACAACTTGAATCTTAATTTATGTAGCTTCATCaaggcaatatatatatatatatataaaaaaatggtaTATGTACACTTACAAGCAGAACTGTATATGGAAGTGATCAGCTTTTGTATTGTGCTTCAATTTTACCTCAGCAATAGAGAGTGCCTCAGCACATCAATAAAGCTTTAACACTTTGGGCACACAATAAGTAATTACTGTGCACACACTTTGTAGGATGCCACATTAGCAGCTGCTGGAGAGAGAACACTTTGTGGCCTGATTGAGTTAGCCCCTCATAAAGAGAGCTAATGAAAAGCAGCAAGCAGATTATAGACACCGAGCCCCAGAATGAAGCATTGAGGGGGTTTCAGAATAATTGCAAGTCTTACTTTTATCTCCTAGCTCAAAGTCATCAAAACCGACTTTCCAATCAAAGACTGGGGTGACTGACAGAAGCAGAGCTTCGTTTGTGTGGGCTGAAAACTCATTAggctatgaaataactttatcCTTCCAGGGTGCAGGAAAGCAGGACACATGCTTGTTTGTAGGCAATCTGTGGTTATGTGCAAGCCTCTCTCCTTAGGTAGGCTTTCAGAAATGCAGCCATACACTGACAAGACCAGACATCCATTAGATCTCTCTctagtaaatgtttttaaatatctgaacAAAGCTCAGATAGTTCAATTAGATGCTAGATAGCAGGCATGAAGCAAACTTAGATAAGACTACTTCATTTCTGGTCTGTTATTGTTTCTTCTCTGGCTCTCTGTCGAATGTGACTCCTCTGTAGGTATATCTGATACCCAGTGTTGTAGTTGAGACCAGCTCATTGGAATCTGAGTAAAGACTCAACTACAACACTGCTGATATCTAGATTTGATTTCTTATTGCTTGCTTGATGTGAACAAAAATGCTGCCCTGTGTGTTTCTAGATAATGAACTctatagtaaatatatattcatttacatttatacattacaTATATTTGGGTAAAAAAGTATGAATGTGTTTGCATGGTAttacatttttcacaaaatgttctttattagaaatgaatgtgttcaAACACTTTTTGGGAACACTGTTAGTTTGTAAACAGCAGTTTATATTACCAACCAACATTATTAAGAATTTTGGCCTCACTCTCTAAAAATACATCTGGTGGGAAACTATATCATGAATTTAATGAGGGTCAGTCCCAAGTAAGAGGTCTTGCATAATTCCCAAACtctgaaataataaaactgtTCTGGTTTGCTGAAGAGTGCAGTAAAGCAGAAAATGGTGCCATTACAATATTTTCTAAACATGCCAGTCACAACTTGACCCACCATAACTTCACAGGGGCTCTCTCTCCTTAATGTGGTAATTTGCCCCAAAAACATCTGAACGTTTGTTTGATTAGGGTACATGGTTTCTGTCTTCTGGAAGTGCTTTATGTCCGCCGTTTTAAACAGCAGCCAGCTGTTGAGGATACATCcttttatgacatttttttgGGGGTTATTTCGATCCATGTTTGAAGAGATAGAAGAAATCCCATATGTCTGTTCAGATGTCTGCAAGCAGTAGACATTTTATTGTTAAGTCATGAACTTGCACAGCTGTTTGACCTGTGTCTGTTTTCTGACAGCTTTCTTTGTGAATATTATCCACAAACAATCCTTTCTCAAGATTTCCCATATTGTGGTACCTCCACTGTTCAGccttgcattattattattataccgCTGCAGACACAGATACGAGTAATTACATCTTGGCACGGCAGATTTGTTCCCATTCGTAAGTGTTGCTGTATTATTCAGAGTTGTTTCCTTTACCTTTAGACCATGTGAGCAAAGATACGTTTGAGTCACATCTCTGGCTCATGAGCAATCCACGTTTCATGGAATGGGAGATGGTTGCATCTCCATTTCCCTCTTGGTTTCTCACCCGCTCTCTATTGTTTTCTTAATAAATGCAGTGACCTCTTAAGCTTTGCAAAGATTATGTTAGTAATAGCTTGCTGGGTAGGTCACAAGACATAATGTACATCTGTTTTCCTTGCCATTATCGAAGCAATAAATTGCCACTATGAAAACAtcgaaatattaaatatgacagACAGTGCAACAAAAATCAGACGTTAAGTCATTTGATACTCTTTTGGTTTGGCCGACTTGTCTACGAAGTGAAGTGCTTGGGGTTTAAAACCCAAGCTGACAGCTATTAAATAAGCCTGTGCAACTGTAGCTGGTCTGAGGAAATGAAACCCAATTCAAGTCTGATGGAGCCGCTGCAGCTGCTTTAATTACAGATGATGTCTGCAGCAGTTCGGAGGCTAATCCTCAGATTTATCAGACTACTTTATTATCCGCCCCTTACGAGATTTTTCTAAAATTGTAAGACATTAATGTGAAGTAGGGTCCACATAAATACAGAACAATTGATTaattatacatacacacatatatatacacatactttttattcagcaaggatgcaataaGGTGTTTTTGtgactgtaaagacatttataatgttaccaaacttttctgtttcaaataaatactgttcttttgaactttgcaTTCATCAAAGACAttaagaaaacacattttcaactGAAACATTGAGCATATTATTATATGCAATATtattaatgatttctgaaggataatggcACTGAAGATTTGAGTAATGGctggtgaaaattcagctttgccatcacaggagaaaattacatattaaaatagacaatagttatttaaaaagtgtaataatattgtaataatattactgttttattgtttgtttgtttagtttttttctttttgatgttgtgtgtaagagactttcaaaaacatttttattaaatatgtattatgcgctctctctctctctctctcttcttggGGGAGAAAAATTGAAAGAAAAGACAGTTTGTATTATGGGAGAGTTAAAcaattctaattttaaagctaTATGAATACAGATTAGAGTTCCATATACTGTTGCTTTGTTTGCATAAGTCCCAGTTCTTGCTGTTTGCATGCTAAGTGTCCTTAAAGCTGTCCAACTTTGTTTACACACATATTGATTCCCTTCCTTGCAAGATTATCAACTACCCCAGACTCGTTTTAATCTGCACTTCCCATTAACACATGCTAATAAGCTCTGCCTTCTATCAGACAGCCCAGACCCCTGCAAAGCCAGATTGCTCTGAAACTCCAGTGTGTCTCTCCACTGCTTTGTGCTGTTCAAGTCTTTGTTGAGAGAATTTGCAGAGGCTCACAAATATCACAGTAAGCCGAGATTTCCTTCAAAAGTGTGTATGGGGAGTTTTTGTTCGGCATATTTGGATTGGTTTGCATCCACTTTATATTGTGTTGGGTTAGACTTACAGTCGCATGAAGCCTCCCCCTCTTGTTCATGGCTAGAAATCGGTTGCTGAAAACTCCTCGGATCCCTATGACCCCCTGAGACACGGCAAACAGCTCCAGCACACCTACAGatagaaaaaaacacaacaattgCAGTGACAACTGATGACCTTTATGTCCTAAGTGTCAAAGGTCAAACAATGGCTATGTTCACACACAAGCATGCCATGTTATTGACATATGTATGGCACGAGGCATTATTAGTTGATGCCATAACTTGCATCAACCTCTCTCATGTTTTAAAAAAGGCAATACATATGGGTATTGTATGGTTGGAAAAGTATGGGGCAGagaatatataacataaaaaaatcaagtGTTTTTAGCTTTATATCTTGCAGGTCAAAAGCAGGAGATATTACACAGAAAATAGTTTAGAAACATTCAAATTCTTAAACATTCAATTCTTAAAGACACAATATGAAATCTATTGTTCTCTGACATTTTGGTTAGAAGTATTATTGAATGCTACAGCAAGAGAGATTAGTTCAGTTAAACATTATTCTATCCCCTCCTGCCTACTGTTGTACGTACAGGACAATGTACAATCTGAGTCACATctgttaataaatacatttaacacCACACACTGACTGTGAGTATGTAGCCTATTTTTCATCTGTCTTTTTGTCTTCTTTTATATTAGTCAGGATATTAGATCCTTATATATGTATAGTAAGTAAAGAATATGAAACCCCTGCAACACATACTGTAAAACACACTAACATCACAAAAAATCATCCACCAGAAAAATGAACATGACTTCCCAATGCCAGTCCTACAAGTTTGGGTGCTCTTCATTTAACGTGTGTGTAGTTATAGGGTCCATAGGGTccaaaaataagcttttttattgattttaaagaGCCTGTTTGTTACCACTgttaatcatatatatatatatatatatatatatatatatatatataaaatattttgaggTGGATTTACAAAAGTGAACTACACATAAGAGTTGATAGCTTAATATAAAAACTGACTGGCATTTGGATAGATCATCCATCTTTTTAGTATTTAAGGCATTATTGGTCATTACTGTTTGTTGACATTAAAAATGAGATTGGTTAGGGTGTATTCTTTCAGAGAGATGTTTCAGGTCTATGATGTTTGCTTTCTAAATACTCTGTCTGGCACATGGACTTAACACCCACAGCTAAACTCAAAGTCCTTTTTACTTTAATCTAATTTTGATCATCTGTTTGACAGTAGACCCTCTAAATAGACTAGTACTATGGTATGTGTACCCAGCTATTCAACCATTAACAGAAATCTAGTGCATGGCATGTTAATGATGCCACTCACTCCAGCTTTCAGCTCACTGGCATTCTGATCTCAGCCGCTGCACCTGTTCCCATACCTGTAAATAAACATCCGCTCCAAACAAGAGACTCCAACTAGAGGAAGCACTAGTTTATCATTCATTCAGTCAGATCAGTCTGCAATAGCAGTTACTTTTGCACAGCCCATCAATAAGATTCTGTCTCTGTGACTTGTAAGGACCTTCTCTATTGGGCAAAACTGTTTAAACATACATgccattaaatcattttttagaTTCTATTTGgtcttttgaataatttatctTCATTTTGGATGTTAATTAGCATAATTCCATTCCTAATGAGTAATGGTAAATTTATTTCTTTCGGAAAATCATAATCGAACACTGTGCAGGCATACTAAGTTTGAAAAAAGGATCAATCAGTCACTAATTTGAATTTAGCTCTCCAGATGTCTGTAAAGATTGGTAAATGATAACTTACTTAACGGATTAGGTTCGTGACTCCCGTTGACTCTTCCATCGGGGTGAATCTGAAGGTGGAAACCTATTCCAACTCTACAGTACAGTCTTCCAGTCCTGCGCCCTGATACGCGCCCTTCCTCGACAAGTTGGTGCTCCAAATACGCGCGTTCAGATCCCGTAAGCACTGCAGAGCGAGGCAACTGAAAGAGGAGTAAAAGCAGGAGAGGAACGTTCATTCTTTCCAGAGAGCTGTCTGTGAGCGTGCTAGGCCACTTCCAGCATTTTGCTGCTGTTCCAGCGCTCTGAGGTAACTCGCTGTTTCACTGGTGGGCATTACCCTCAGCTGCAGGAGCTGGAGCAGATCTGCTGGCAAAGAGATATTTATATCACAAATGATCTCACTGCTTGATGCGTGCCTGAGATGTGCAGGACGCTCTCTCTCATCCTCAATTTATATCGGACGAAACATTCATATATATCGTTGGAGATGTTAGCTCCAAACAGCGCGTCTTGACCAAGGAGAGGAATgtgcagttatttatttatacttaaataCATGGGTCAGTGACAATTAATGATGTTCTAGGTGATCAAACGGAGACATGTGTTAGGAATCTAGTTTAAAACACGTGGCGAGTTCTTAGAAACGTAAGACTTGTAGTCATGTTTTGAATGTatttgccatttaaaaaaaaaaaaacttttatactGTAGCCTATCAGTACAGCTCCAGAAAAATGCCAAAATGCCATTTAATGTCAAGTGGTGTAACCATGATGAAGTAGAAAGTACGAAATACTTTcctttcacattttttttttgtttgttttgttttgtttgtttttttaaacaagctTTCACATAGCCTATTTTCCAAGGTgatttacaaatacatttttaaattaatatcaaGAGGTTTGGTTCCTCCATTTGACttcaacaaaacacatttaaaaaaaaaaaaggtaatatataaatacatatagcCTACATACTTACATGcataggctacatacatacatacataaggTCCTATGTAgccaataaatatttattatttttttatagactTTATGACCTTGACAAACAGTATTTCatgatgttgtttttttttttcttcctctcacAAAAATGCCCTCCTGCGTTTTGGTTACACCGTTGGACTTTTATAGGTAAAGGTACACAGCAAAATCTCTTAActgcttcttcttctttaattaattaattaattaatttttttttttttttaggattaatAAAGGATTTTGTGACTGAAGAAATATAATAAAGATATCTTTATTATAGATATCTTTTACTTTAAAtcccacataaaaaaaaaaaaataatgtaagtaACTTTTAATAGCCTACTGCAAACATGTGTTTATCATAAGAGGCTCTATGtttttctgaataaattaatCAGAGAAAAGAGCGTCACGTAAAGGGACCAAAGACAGACTCTTTAAGCGTTTTATATACAACTGGGTGGACAAACATATAATTAATGACTGGAAGAGAAGCGATTGTCTAAGCTGTCTATCTAATGCGTACAGGTCCTCATGTAGCGCCGTAGTTTTGCTCATCCTCGCGCACGAGCGTGTCTATCACTCAGACAGTTACATTATTGTTGGAAGTTCTCAGCACTGACTCCTCCTGGGACAAGCAAGCAACaaacttaaaaatgtacaaCTATACAATTCTTTTTGTTAAGAGGACCTTCAGGATGAAGACTGACTTTCATATGAAATGTATTCATTAATATCTAGTGTTGACACGTGCAGCTGTGAAATCTTGTAAAACGAAGatttcttatttctttattttttgtcttcttTTAGTCAGAACATAGTATGAATGTTTCTTTTGtagaattttatttcagttatcttACGTTTAacatctatattttattttgtataaagtGAGGACATGGGCAGTGAGTGATACAGTGTAATAATTTTAGTGACATACATTATCACTGTGATCATCCTTGATTAATTTCATAGTGGAAATGTTgctattttaaaaactaatgaC
This genomic window contains:
- the fgf5 gene encoding LOW QUALITY PROTEIN: fibroblast growth factor 5 (The sequence of the model RefSeq protein was modified relative to this genomic sequence to represent the inferred CDS: inserted 1 base in 1 codon); amino-acid sequence: MRESVLHISGTHQXSEIICDINISLPADLLQLLQLRWPSTLTDSSLERMNVPLLLLLLFQLPRSAVLTGSERAYLEHQLVEEGRVSGRRTGRLYCRVGIGFHLQIHPDGRVNGSHEPNPLSVLELFAVSQGVIGIRGVFSNRFLAMNKRGRLHATESFTDDCKFRERFQENSYNTYASVIHKNHRTGREWFVALNKRGKAKMGSSPRVKSQHVSTHFLPRMNSHQKTEQGFTITDKEQEKQPHPPTPSITKVAANTGKKNRPVVKYWPKFRFG